The proteins below come from a single Larimichthys crocea isolate SSNF chromosome II, L_crocea_2.0, whole genome shotgun sequence genomic window:
- the LOC113748303 gene encoding deleted in malignant brain tumors 1 protein-like, with product MAASSAQTTDAEVRLVNGNSRCSGRVEIFIDNQWGTVCDDGWDLTNAQVVCRQLGCGPAQSATIGVTFGPGTGQIWMDDVSCSGSESGLTDCFHRGFGTHNCNHGQDVGVMCSAVEAWLVNGNSHCSGRVEVLYNNQWGTVCDDDWYVYDANVVCRQVGCGPAQSATIGASFGPGTGQIWMDDVSCSGSESGLSECRHQGFGTHNCGHGDDAGVICSDAEVRLVNGNSRCSGRVEIFIDNQWGTVCDDGWDLTNAQVVCRQLGCGPAQSATSGASFGPGPGQIWMDDVSCTGSESGLSDCFHRGFGTHNCNHGQDVGVMCSELFQTTGSVRCLIQSASCHHWTNQLVLKSTCRESNLQNFSDSSS from the exons ATGGCAGCCAGCTCAGCTCAGACCACAG aTGCTGAAGTTCGGCTGGTAAACGGTAACTCACGATGCTCTGGTAGAGTGGAGATCTTCATTGACAACCAGTGGGGAACAGTGTGTGATGATGGCTGGGATTTAACCAACGCCCAGGTGGTCTGCAGACAGCTGGGATGTGGCCCCGCCCAGTCTGCAACTATTGGTGTCACCTTTGGACCAGGTACTGGACAGATCTGGATGGATGATGTTTCCTGCTCAGGCAGTGAGTCTGGGTTAACAGATTGTTTCCATCGAGGGTTCGGCACTCATAACTGCAACCATGGTCAAGATGTTGGAGTCATGTGTTCAG CTGTTGAAGCTTGGCTGGTAAACGGCAACTCACATTGCTCTGGTAGAGTGGAGGTCCTCTATAACAACCAATGGGGAACAGTGTGTGATGATGACTGGTATGTATACGATGCCAATGTGGTCTGCAGACAGGTGGGATGTGGCCCCGCCCAGTCTGCAACTATTGGTGCCAGCTTTGGACCAGGTACCGGACAGATCTGGATGGATGATGTTTCCTGCTCAGGCAGTGAGTCTGGGTTATCAGAATGTCGTCATCAAGGGTTCGGCACTCATAACTGTGGCCATGGTGATGATGCTGGAGTCATCTGTTCAG aTGCTGAAGTTCGGCTGGTAAACGGTAACTCACGATGCTCTGGTAGAGTGGAGATCTTCATTGACAACCAGTGGGGAACAGTGTGTGATGATGGCTGGGATTTAACCAACGCCCAGGTGGTCTGCAGACAGCTGGGATGTGGCCCCGCCCAGTCTGCAACTAGTGGTGCCAGCTTTGGACCAGGTCCCGGACAGATCTGGATGGATGATGTTTCATGCACAGGCAGCGAGTCTGGGTTATCAGATTGTTTCCATCGAGGGTTCGGCACTCATAACTGCAACCATGGTCAAGATGTTGGAGTCATGTGTTCAG AACTGTTCCAGACAACAGGCTCGGTCCGCTGCCTCATCCAATCAGCTTCCTGTCACCATTGGACCAATCAGCT ggTTTTGAAGTCGACCTGCCGGGAATCAAACCTGCAAAACTTTTCCGATTCTTCCTCCTGA
- the dnajc5b gene encoding dnaJ homolog subfamily C member 5 — MSDGRQRTLSTSGESLYQVLALEKGCSHDEIKKSYRKLALRYHPDKNPDNPEAAEKFKELNSAHAVLSDLTKRNIYDSYGSLGLYVAQQFGEDNVNTYFMLSTWWAKGLFLVCGILTGCYCCCCLCCCCNCCCGKLKPTPTGEGAEPDYVSPDDLEEEIRNDPDNDVETPIIQQPTNASEKTQLITDGHRRYGDTYT, encoded by the exons ATGTCTGACGGGAGGCAGCGAACTTTGTCCACCTCTGGAGAGTCTCTATATCAGGTCCTGGCTCTGGAGAAAGGCTGCAGCCATGACGAAATCAAGAAGTCCTACAG GAAGCTGGCATTGCGGTACCACCCTGATAAGAACCCGGACAACCCGGAGGCAGCAGAGAAGTTTAAGGAGCTGAACAGCGCTCACGCCGTCCTGTCCGACCTCACCAAGAGGAACATCTATGACTCGTATGGCTCTCTGGGACTCTATGTGGCCCAGCAGTTTGGAGAGGACAACGTCAACACGTACTTCATGCTGTCCACCTGGTGGGCCAAG GGTCTGTTCTTGGTGTGTGGGATCCTGACCGGatgttactgctgctgctgtctctgctgctgctgtaactgcTGCTGTGGGAAACTCAAGCCGACGCCCACAGGTGAGGGGGCGGAGCCAGACTACGTCTCCCCTGAtgacctggaggaggagataCGTAACGACCCCGACAACG acgTTGAAACTCCGATCATTCAGCAGCCGACGAACGCCAGCGAGAAAACTCAGCTGATCACCGACGGACACCGCAGATACGGAGACACCTACACATGA
- the LOC113747835 gene encoding E3 ubiquitin-protein ligase TRIM63, which translates to MDSLEKQLVCPICLEMFTKPVVILPCQHNLCRKCANDVFQASNPYLSTRSGSTVTSGGRFRCPSCRHEVVLDRHGVYGLQRNLLVENIIDMYKQGNSSRQVPEVKQEQPMCDDHKEERINIYCVTCSVPTCSLCKVFGAHKDCEVAPLDNIFQTQKAELSDCISMLVGNNERIQAIISQLEETCRAVDENGRRQKSKVCESFDHLFALLEERKGELTLRISCEQEEKLDYIRGLRRKHSEHLENAAKLLETAIQTLDESEMAVFLQATKPLLQKIVESADTSHLDKIQHGYEKMEHFRTNCERQRRALMNVDFIKLDEDDEDEDVEVRGSTTGSRVEQPHAAGLSANQQPPLSPVQPPPPPQRTSEAPPTATLQTKSPTPSSSQAPPPMPLPIAGSTPQSDQQNESEDKDGPKHVFSFSWLNQK; encoded by the exons ATGGACAGTCTGGAGAAGCAGCTCGTCTGTCCCATCTGTCTGGAGATGTTCACTAAGCCAGTGGTCATCCTGCCCTGCCAACACAACCTGTGCCGCAAGTGTGCCAACGACGTCTTCCAG GCGTCCAATCCCTACCTGTCAACGAGGAGCGGCTCCACGGTGACGTCTGGTGGTCGTTTCCGCTGCCCGTCATGCCGACATGAGGTGGTTCTGGATCGACACGGAGTGTACGGACTGCAGAGGAACCTGCTGGTGGAGAACATCATCGACATGTACAAGCAGGGAAACAGCag cagacaggtCCCCGAGGTGAAGCAGGAGCAGCCGATGTGTGACGACCACAAAGAAGAACGCATCAACATCTACTGCGTCACCTGCAGCGTGCCCACCTGTTCACTGTGCAAAGTGTTCGGAGCGCACAAAGACTGCGAGGTCGCTCCGCTCGACAACATCTTCCAGACACAGAAG gctgagCTCTCTGACTGTATCTCCATGTTAGTTGGGAACAATGAGCGGATTCAGGCCATCATCAGTCAGCTGGAGGAAACCTGCAGAGCCGTCGAC GAGAACGGGCGTCGTCAGAAGTCAAAGGTGTGTGAGTCGTTCGATCACCTGTTCGCcctgctggaggagaggaaaggtgagCTGACGCTGAGGATCAGCtgtgagcaggaggagaagctggaCTACATCAGAGGTCTGAGGAGGAAGCACAGCGAGCACCTGGAGAACGCCGCCAAGCTGCTGGAGACCGCCATCCAGACGCTGGACGAGTCCGAGATGGCCGTGTTCCTGCAG GCCACCAAACCTCTGCTGCAGAA GATCGTGGAGAGCGCCGACACGTCTCACCTGGATAAAATCCAACATGGCTACGAGAAGATGGAGCACTTCAGGACGAACTGTGAGCGTCAGAGGAGAGCGCTGATGAACGTCGACTTCATCAAAC TGGATGAAGACGACGAAGACGAAGACGTGGAGGTCAGAGGGTCAACGACAGGAAGTCGAGTGGAGCAGCCACACGCTGCAGgactctcagccaatcagcagcctcCTCTGTCTCCCGTTCAGCCTCCCCCGCCCCCTCAGAGAACCTCTGAGGCCCCGCCCACCGCCACTTTGCAGACAAAAAGCCCCACCCCCTCATCCAGCCAGGCCCCGCCCCCAATGCCACTACCCATCGCTGGCTCCACCCCTCAG TCTGATCAGCAGAACGAGTCGGAGGACAAAGACGGACCcaaacatgttttctccttCAGCTGGCTCAACCAGAAGTGA